AGTCTTGACAGTGCATAGCTTTCCTCTTGGAACAAAATGGAAACTCAAATTCCAcctccagcctctctacaaAATGGCAGTGGAAGGTGGTTTATGGTAATTTGAAAAGAGTATTTATTAACACCAGTAACTAAGAACAACACCCCTCTGCCTAACTGTACCTTTTGGTGTATCTATGGCTGGTGCTGGCCAAAGGTGAAATCAAGTGCCACAGGGTTGAGTTTTATGGCCATCCTATGGTCAGAAACGGTGGACAATAAGTGTTTTGTTGGCAGGATGAAACTGGCTTTTTTGCCTTGACACTATTCACTGGTGTTGCAGGGGGGGAGAGCCTGTGACTCATAGGTTGGACAGCTTTTTCTATCTATAGTCTCCATCTAACCACAGTCTAATTAGCAAATGGAAAGCTTTATTGTAGGTTTGCCTTGCTGGGACAGAGGGAAAGAGTTTTCATAGTAGCTGAACTCATTTGGTGGTATGTAAAATGCAGCCTTTATAATAACTCTGTCTGTTCTCTCTTAATAGGTCGCTCCAGAGGTGATCGACGTGACAGATATTCTGCGGGCAAAAGGGGTGGATTTAGTAGTTTTAGAGAGAGGGAGAACTTTGAGAGAAACTATGGTCCAATAGGAAAGAGAGACTTCGGAGCAAAAACTCAGAATGGGGCATACAGTGCCCAGAGTTTCAGTAATGGAACACCTTTTGGCAATGgctttgcagctgctgcaggcatgcAGGCTGGCTTCAGGGCTGGTAACCCTGCAGGAGCTTACCAGAATGGCTATGAGCAGCAGTATGGCAGTAACATCGCAAACATGCACAATGGCATGAACCAGCAGCAGTATGCGTACCCTGCCACTGGTGCTGCTCCCATGATAGGTTACCCAATGCCCACAAGTTATTCTCAATAACTTGGTGTATTTAAATGTCAGTTTTTCATAATTGCTCTTTATATTGTGTGTTACCAAGACAGGATAGTTATTTAAGAAATGGGAAATGCAGAAATGACTGCAGTGCAGCAGTAATTATGGTGCACTTTTTCGCTATTTAAGTTGAATATTTCTCTACATTCCTGAAACAATTTTTAGTTTTTTGTACTAGAAAATGCAGACAGTGTTTTCAAAGTAAATGTACAGTGATTTGAAATACAGTAACAGAAGGCAGTGCATGGCCTTCCAATAAAGATATTTGAAGACCGAATTTTCTTTCAGATGGCAATTTTCTCAACATGTGCACAACTTTACATTAATGGAATGTCCAATGTTTTTATATTAAATTCTAGAAAGGTTTCTCAACTGTGTCTGATTAAACATTTAAGCTTATACAAAACCCAGCCTTGCCTTGATTGGGCTAGATTGCTTAGCATGGCAGGCTCTGCTTCAATGgggaagaaaattaaagctGGCTTCTAAGTAACTTGGAAACAGTGCTCTTCCCTGTCTCACTAGTGTAGAGCCAGTGTTTGGAAAAAGATCCACTGGAGTAATGGTGTAGCTAAAAAGTCTTGCTGACCAAAACTGCAGTGGTGTTGCTAATGAGCTGCTACAAGCGTAGGAAGTGTTTGCAGCACGGTAACTATTGCCTTCACATGAGCATATGTGCAGACTAGGCTTGAGTGTTATGTATCTGCAGCTGTCAGGCCTTGTGATGAGTTAGCATGCAGGCTTACTATGAGCTTCAGAGAAATGGGAAGATCTTAGTATTAAAACTTCAAATTATACTTAAACTGGTATTGAGCAGTGATTTCTTTATGGAAGAGGGGGGAGGGCAGTGGGCTGCTGACCCATGAGTGCACTTTGTGGATTTTCTTCAAGACTTGTATGTGAAAATGACTTCTCTCGAAGCACTGCCCATGCAGAGTGAAGCAACAGTATTTCTTTGAGGAGCATAGCTGGGATACTTGATTTTTGGGGTTAAAGGACTTAATGCATTCAAGTACTGTCTTATTAAAATTCCAGTGATACTGACTCAGTGCCTTCCTCTCACTTGTTTATCAGTAATTAATAGTTTGAAGTTTAACAGTGATTAACTCCAGTTGAATGCAAAGCTGAATCTGGAAGCAATTGGGGCAAGATTCTATATAGGTTATTTTGAACCCATCTGACTTCTACATGTCAGATCTTTTTGCTAGTTTGTGCTTAGCTCTTGGTGATTGTTTTCCTCTGGGGCTCAGCTTGTTATGATCTTAACCACAGCTTAATCTGCCTCTccagtttttctgctttttctctggTGTTGTCAGTTGATTGCAGTTTCTGTGATAGTTCACTGTTGCTATGAGAATTTCAGCTGGAGTTCTGAAATACTACACCATTTGACTCAAAAGCTGCAGTTGTCAGTGTAGAAAGTCTTTTACTTTGCCTTGCAGCATTCCCCTTGCCCTGTGCCACTGGTGTTGCAAACAAGGAAGTAGTTGTTAATCTCTGAAATATGGTTTGTGGATCGCAAAGTTTTCTAGGTCAGTCGCCTGAAACAAAGCATGAAAAACTTGTTTCAAAaatatgcttaaaaaaaaaccctacacaaCCACACGTGGGAAGCTTACCGCTTGTGAATTGACAGTCTGGGGCGTTAGAACAGTGATGCAGCGAACTTTCTCCCATTAAATGTGAGAGGTAGCAGCAACCAGATGTGTTGAAGTGAAACCCAGAGGGCTTGTTTGCAAGTCATAGTGTTTGAAAATGTGCTTTGGAAACTTAATCAGTGAATTATGTGAGAGATGCATCTTGGGACTTCTCTACAGGTTTTTCAAGGTTATAGATTCTTGATGAACTTAAGTAGTTGTGTCCAAATTGACTCCCTCTAGAAGCTAAAGTAATTTTAAACATTGTGTGAAAGGTTCTGTTAAACTTCTGGTCATGTGATGTGGGTTATTGAAGTGCTACTTCTGAGAACATTATTTAACCAGCAACGCACACTTCTGACAACCAATGGTGCTTGTCCCTTTCTTTTTGTGTGGTGTTTTCAGATGAAGTGCTCCTTGAGTGGGGAAGGGGCTAACGTGGGCACTCCTGGCAAGAAAAAATGTTGCAAAAAGCTCTGTGAAGTAGCTTTGACAGTTGTCAGAGATTCTctggtacaaaaaaaaaaaaaagctaattagCAGTACTTAGCACCTCCTCCAGCCGCCCCAGGGGTTTGCTTAACGACTTGTCTTCAGTTCTCTGGCCCTCTGGCCTGTAGGATGGGGTTGTGCAGTAAATAACCAAGGAACTTATTCCACGTCATGGGCACTTAACATACAGGAATCCCATGCCCtcctgatcacagaatggttcttCAGTTCCTCCTCTTGGCACTGGTACAAAACCGTGAAGAAGCACGTATGGAAATTTCCACTGCTCTGCAAGGGACGAGTGCCAGCTGCCATCGCGAGTACTGCTGGCGAGGAGAGGACTCTGCACGCCCTGCGAGCAGAAGGTCCTGCACGAACACGTTAGCGGGAGCTTGGCTCTCCGCCTGGAAAGCTTTTGCGTTGCTTCAGACAACGCTCGGAGCTCTGCGTGGGCTGGCTTTTCCCTTGCAAATCTTTCTGATCGGCTCTAAGCTGTCCCCACGGCAGCAAGGGGTTAGGGTCTTCCCCGACTCTTGCAACGGAGCTCAGAGCTGCCGCGTCCGAGAGGGGAAGGCCAGACGCCACCTGTCAACGCGCGGCCGGGCTGAAggacacaaagcagagcagcagagcccaggcttGGCTGCGGGCGAGCTGCCGCCACCCGAGCGGGACGGGGCCGCGCCCTTGGCGGCAGCTCGCTGAGTCCCGGCGCGCGTGCGCCGACCCGTGTCCCCGCTGGCCGCGCGCCAGCCCGGCTTCCGGCGTGCTTGGCCGTGGCTCATGCGCAGTGCGCGCACCGCGCCTGTCCGCCATGAGGGAGGCGGGAGCCCGGGAAGATGGCGCTGGGCTGTCGCCAAGGGGGTCGCTGGTGTAGCCGTGTTCCTTTGGGACGGCCCGTGCTGAGGCGGCGGAGGCCCCTCGCTGCACAGGAGGTGGATGCTGGGTTCCCAGTGCGGCCCTACGCGGTGGCCGGCGGCGGTGAGGCGGCGGCCGGCGAAGAGCTGCTCGAAGTGTGCTGGCGGCGGCACTTCCTGAGGGGCTGCGCGGAGCCGCGGCCCTGGCGCGCCTACCTTAGCGGCTGCCACCCAGGCTTCGGGCCGCTGGGTGCGGGGCTGCGGGCCAACCTGGAGGCCCAGTGGTGGGACTCGGCGCTGGCTTTCCGGGAGCAGGTGCTGGcggtagatgccccattccaCAGCCCGCTTGCCGCCGGGTATCCGCCGACCGGGCAGAGTCTCCTTCTGCTACGCTCAGAGACGCTGCGCGAAGCCCTCCGGGCCGGCCTGCCTGTGGAAGAAGTGCTGGGGAGCGCGGGAGTGCTTCGTGAGAGCCTGCTTCCCGGTACGGCCCTCTGCTGTCAGCGCAGGGGGAGGCGGCTCGGCACAGCCTGGGCGCCCGCTTACGTTTTTCTTGCCGGGAGCGAAGCAGCTGTTTTTAAGGGAATTTTCCAGTTGTGTCAGGGCGCTGGGAAAGTTTCAGCTGCGCGCTGTGAGTTGGTGTCCTTTTCAAGGACTTGAGCAGCATGAATGCCGAGGTGTACATTGGATGCTCTCCCTTGTAACTTGGGGGAAAGGTACCTTAAAATTGCATTTGTCAAAGTACCCAAAATAAATGAGCTACATAGTGCTGAGCTGATCCCTGCAAAACATTTGTGCTAGTGGGACTGCACATACAAAAAGCATGTGTATCGTATGTGCTGCATTCACTCTCAGTAGTATGAAAAATTGTAATTTTTTACTGTGGCTACTAATAGTAGTGATTTGTATCTGACAGGTGCTTTGGCACAATACCTTAACTGCTTAGAACTGGTGAACAAAAGACTGCCTTGTGGCCTCGCTCAAATTGGAGTGTGCTTTCATTCTATTCCAGAAAGtgaacaacacaacaaaaaccttAGAAGGTACAGTAATAGAGAAAGTAATCTCTTCCCATACTTAAACCAGCTGTTTGCACTTGTTTCACTTTTGCATTGTTTTTTGAATATTGTTTCTTGGTTTTTCCTTGTTATTTTTGAAGGAGTTAACTTGCTGATCTTGCTGTTGTTTAAAGAATAGGAGAAAGGACCACGTCTTTGCTTGCATGGTTTAGTTCTCCCAGAACAGCAGGACAGTGGCTGGATTACTGGTTACGGCAGAGGCTCCAGTGGTGGAGGAAGGTAACAGCAGTGTACCCATGAGCCATCTTGGCCCACTCTGCACTTCCAAAAGAGTAGAAATAGACACCTTGTTCTTTTGTGAGAAATCAAAAGTTTGTGGCAGACAAGTGGTTTATAATGTGACTTGCAGAAAGTCAAGTGTGCTGTATTTGTAAGTGATTTGAGATTGGAATGCTGTAAAGCAATTAGGAGACTTCGGATGTAGTTTATCAATATCTTTTGCTGAAGATCACAGACTTCAGCTTGCATTCcagatttgttttctgtagtTGATGCAGCATGCACAGCAGTGATCAGCTcttgttccttttattttcagtttgcagTAGGTCCATCTAacttcagcagcagtgacttCCAggatgaagaaggaagaagaggatttAATTTACATTATGCCTTTCCTTGGGGGACAGAAACAATAGAAACGTTGAAGAATCTTGGTGATACTGAACTGTTACAGATGTATCCAGGGAATAGTTCAAAATTATTTGTAAGCTTTGCTAtattaaaagtattttctgcTAAAGATGATAATGTGAGAGACATGGTTTCTTTGCTGGTTCAGTTGTTTGGCATGTGATTGTCTTTATAATCTCTTGTTGTAAAAGCAGTACAGTTGATACTCTGCAGTCAGACTTTTGAGGTATCCCTTTGTGGATTTTTTCTCTTCAGGGCCGAGATGGAAGGAAGAATGTTATTCCTCATGTTCTGTCAGTGAGTGGAAATCTGGACCGAGGAGTGTTAGCCTATCTCTTTGATTCTCTACAGCTAGCTGAGAATCCATTAACAAAAAAGACAACTTCACAGAGGAAGGTAACTGTCTGTAGAAAATGTAAGGAAGATTGGATGATGGAAGGCATGGACAAGTATAAGTACAAAACCCACAGGCAATGTGGTGAAAGCATGCATGGAGATGCCCCCTTTTTCCATATCACTCTCCCTGTTTCCCAGCAAATGCAGGCAGAACATTCCTCTCTGGCAGCAGTAGACTGGTCCTATTGGGCTGCCTCTGTGGTTCTTTTCACTCACATAAGCAATATTTCTCTCATTTTGATGTAACGTTTACTGTTCTGCCTTCTTTCTGATGAATAGGTAGGCCCTTGCTATGCAAGTGATGAAGGAGTTAGGAGGAATTGGAATGTAGCTGCTGTTCATGGGAAAGAGGAGATTGTCTTCCAGGAGCCTTAGAAGGATGCTGAGAAGAGTAGAAAGAGTGGGTCACAGTTTGTAGTGAGGCATTTCCCCAagcttcatcatcatcattcctACATTGACCCTGGTTTTATGGATGTAGAGTGATGGCTTTCACATGGCATTGGGTAAACAATCAGCTGTTTGGTCTTTGAGAGCAGACTGAGTAGACTGGATGGTAACTGACTGCTGGGTTGTTTCTGGTTGCTCTGGCTCCATTAAAGGTGATGGAGCTCTGCTAGCACGACTCTTACCTCTTTTTGGGGCGCTCGGCCAAAGCAGAGTGATTTCTGCCAGGCTAACCTAAGTGGAAAGTGTGCTAATTTTATGAAGCATAGCTTTCTTGTAAGTCAGGAATTTGTGCTGTAAGAAAAATTTTGCATGTTTAGAATCTTAATTTCATTGAGAAAACTTGGGAGTTCCTGTTTAGAATTTCATGCTAAATGTGTTTAGTAATCTGTTGCTTTTTGTATAATTATTAGGTGCTTAAGCTTCATCCTTGTTTAGCACCTATTAAAGTGGCCTTGGATGTAGGAAAAGGTCCAACAACAGAGCTGAGACAGGTATGTTGTAtgaaagtattttaattttgagCACAGATTCTCCATGTAACCTTCTGTTACAATTCAGACACTGTTTACATTGGGGAAAGtcacactgctgcttttgatTCTTGGAGATTCATGGATGTACAGGTTTCACAGTGCTTCTGCCATGCAGCTTGTGAGTTGTAGCTGAAGGAGTAAACTTCAGACAGCAGGTAGTAGGTGCCTCACTTGTGTTAACACACTGCTTTTAGTACTAATAGTGAGAGTTGTTCTGCCCAATAAATAGCACAGTCCCTCTCAGCTTCTTAATCTTTCAGAATTAACATGTGGGTCACGTCTTCAGAAGGACTTTTCAGTAAAAACTTCTAAAGTCAGTCATTAGGCCAGTCCCCACAGAGGGGAGGAAACTTACACTGGCATGattttaaatagaaaaggaaatttaattgtcaggctgctttctgcttggAGATCATTTCAGCTAGAACATTAACACCAGCTAGGAGTGCTAATGTCACACACACTAGAGTTCTAATAGTTTCTTTGTACAGGATTTCAAACCCTCAGAGTCTgtcctttgtttttaaatgcaggTTTGTCAAGGATTGTTCAATGAACTGTCAGAGAACAGAATTTCTGTATGGCCAGGTTATCTGGAAACTGTGCAGGTATCTCTGGAACAGCTTTATGCAAAGTAAGGAGAAACAGTCTTTTGTAAATTAAACTGTGAAGGTGAAAGATAACTTTCTGCGGACTAGTGAAAACAGGCTTGCTTTCAGTGATGTCAAGTAACCCCAAGACTGAAGGCATGTATCCTCAACTAGGAGATTGGGCTCAGCTGGTTTTATTACAAAGAGCAGTATCAGTTAATTTGTGAAATAAAGCGAATTGTAAGCCTTTCACACCTTTCTCTGAAACTGTGAAATGCCTTTTGGAGACTCTGCTattgaaaatacatttcttagGATGAGTCCTAAACTTACACATCTGTTTCCCACCCCCACTCCTCATTTTAGCCTCTGGACTAGTTCTTCATtcttaaatttatttaaaatagcaCACTGTATCTAGTCTTGAAAGTTCTTCCAAGCCTGGAACCATTACTTGGTGTACATGATGGAGCAATTTGTGCAGATAAAAGCCAGTGTTCCATCTGAGggttttctgtgatttgttgGTCAGTGAATTTTGAGTGTATTGTTGCTCATGTCAGTGGATCTTGAACacattaaatattatttttgagagaaaagaaaactttttgTTACTTGCAGAAGTATTTTAAATCTGGCTGTTAAATAGGAGAAAACTATATTCTGCTTCTACAAAAATACTCTGGTAATAGGTCACCGAGTATTACTTTCATGTACTAAAGTAAATAAGGAAATATAATCAGGAAAACAAGGAGTGGCAACAAGAAAACTGTTGTCTTCACACTGGACTTAGTGCAGTGtagcaaaaataaatatttacagctCCTGCTCATTTGGACATAACTTCTCTGACTTTTTCTTACACCAAGATCAGACATAAGtgttctctttcctttgcaggTATGATGAGATGAGCATTCTTTTCATGGTCTTGATAACTGATGCCACACTGGAGAGCGGAGTGGTCCAGCTGAGAAGCAGAGACACCACCATGAAGGAAATGATGCACATTTCTAGGCTGAAGGACTTTTTAACCAAGTATGTAATATCAGCCAAAAATGTATAAACTTAAATTCACTGAATAAAAGGAATTTTGTAAATATCTGTGCCTGAACTGGCTTCCACAACAGTGTCATGAACTCTGGTTTCTCTGCAAATAGTTGTGCTAAAACCTGGTAGTGCATC
The Indicator indicator isolate 239-I01 chromosome 29, UM_Iind_1.1, whole genome shotgun sequence genome window above contains:
- the POLG2 gene encoding DNA polymerase subunit gamma-2, mitochondrial, whose protein sequence is MALGCRQGGRWCSRVPLGRPVLRRRRPLAAQEVDAGFPVRPYAVAGGGEAAAGEELLEVCWRRHFLRGCAEPRPWRAYLSGCHPGFGPLGAGLRANLEAQWWDSALAFREQVLAVDAPFHSPLAAGYPPTGQSLLLLRSETLREALRAGLPVEEVLGSAGVLRESLLPGALAQYLNCLELVNKRLPCGLAQIGVCFHSIPESEQHNKNLRRIGERTTSLLAWFSSPRTAGQWLDYWLRQRLQWWRKFAVGPSNFSSSDFQDEEGRRGFNLHYAFPWGTETIETLKNLGDTELLQMYPGNSSKLFGRDGRKNVIPHVLSVSGNLDRGVLAYLFDSLQLAENPLTKKTTSQRKVLKLHPCLAPIKVALDVGKGPTTELRQVCQGLFNELSENRISVWPGYLETVQVSLEQLYAKYDEMSILFMVLITDATLESGVVQLRSRDTTMKEMMHISRLKDFLTKYVISAKNV